One segment of Paenibacillus sp. FSL R7-0337 DNA contains the following:
- a CDS encoding spore germination protein yields the protein MEDEANGKLSARLEANEEQLSRLLGQSTDLVSKRLQLGEHTELNVFYIDGLIDNQLLHNSILYSLQEGRICDLLEAESPERKIELLSKRILLAGDVTIVRDYVRFIHDLLSGNVMIMVEGSAEALRIGLPGWEDRNVSEPNSQSVVRGPMEGFTENLRTNTALIRRKIKDSQLWLETMQIGRVTQTSVSIMYLKHIANPELVEEVKRRLDAIDTDSILESGYIEEFIQDTVATPFPTIYNSDRPDTIAGGILEGKVAILVDGTPFVLLAPTVFVSFFQSAEDYYQRADISSLLRWIRFLAFFLTMFAPAFYVAITTYHQEMIPTNLVISLAAQRETVPFPAFVEAVMMELTYEILREAGVRIPKNVGQAVSIVGTLVIGQAAVAAGFISSAMVIIVSITAISSFVIPEAGMSVAARMIRFVLIMLAGFMGLYGILCGVFVLVLHLVSLRSFGVPYMSPIGPFVREDLKDSIFRLTWPLLRTRPRQNRTQNLRRQAPPKRGGS from the coding sequence ATGGAGGATGAAGCGAACGGCAAATTATCTGCACGCCTGGAGGCCAATGAGGAACAACTGTCCCGGCTGCTCGGCCAGAGCACAGATCTGGTCAGCAAACGGCTGCAACTGGGAGAACATACGGAGCTTAATGTATTCTATATAGATGGTCTTATTGACAATCAGCTGCTGCATAACTCCATTCTGTATTCGCTGCAGGAAGGTAGGATCTGTGATCTGCTGGAAGCGGAGAGTCCTGAGCGGAAAATAGAGCTTCTCAGCAAGCGCATATTATTGGCTGGAGATGTTACTATCGTCCGGGACTATGTCCGCTTCATTCATGATCTGCTATCCGGCAATGTGATGATCATGGTGGAGGGGTCGGCAGAAGCGCTGCGCATCGGCCTGCCCGGCTGGGAGGACCGTAATGTAAGTGAACCCAACTCGCAGTCTGTCGTGCGCGGGCCAATGGAGGGCTTCACGGAGAACCTGCGAACGAACACAGCCCTGATCCGCCGCAAAATCAAAGACAGCCAGCTATGGCTCGAAACGATGCAGATCGGGCGTGTAACCCAGACCAGCGTATCAATCATGTATTTGAAGCATATTGCCAACCCGGAGCTGGTCGAGGAGGTTAAGCGCCGGTTGGACGCGATTGATACCGACAGTATTCTGGAGAGCGGTTATATTGAGGAGTTCATTCAGGATACGGTGGCTACACCTTTTCCCACAATCTATAACAGTGACCGTCCCGATACGATAGCCGGAGGTATCCTGGAAGGGAAGGTAGCTATTCTCGTGGACGGCACCCCTTTTGTGCTGCTGGCTCCGACGGTGTTTGTCTCCTTTTTCCAGTCGGCAGAGGATTATTATCAACGGGCGGATATTTCCTCGCTGCTGCGATGGATACGGTTTCTGGCTTTTTTCCTAACGATGTTCGCTCCAGCCTTCTATGTAGCAATCACCACCTATCATCAGGAGATGATTCCAACCAATCTGGTTATCAGTCTGGCTGCCCAGCGGGAGACGGTGCCGTTTCCGGCCTTTGTCGAAGCAGTGATGATGGAGCTGACCTATGAAATTCTGCGGGAGGCGGGGGTGCGAATACCGAAGAATGTCGGCCAGGCGGTCTCTATCGTCGGCACGCTTGTCATCGGCCAAGCGGCGGTTGCTGCCGGGTTCATCTCCTCGGCCATGGTCATCATTGTATCGATTACAGCGATTTCAAGCTTTGTTATCCCTGAAGCTGGAATGTCAGTGGCCGCAAGAATGATACGGTTCGTGTTGATCATGCTGGCCGGGTTTATGGGATTGTACGGGATTCTATGCGGAGTGTTCGTGCTGGTGCTGCATCTCGTAAGCCTGCGTTCATTTGGTGTACCCTATATGAGTCCGATCGGCCCCTTCGTCCGCGAAGATCTCAAGGACTCCATCTTCAGGCTGACCTGGCCGCTCCTGCGCACCAGACCTAGGCAGAACCGCACCCAGAACCTTAGGCGGCAGGCTCCGCCCAAGCGCGGGGGGTCTTAA
- a CDS encoding endospore germination permease yields the protein MGIEKERISTAQMVILGLFTFIGDMALVYPTTMTAEAHQDAWIAALISIPLGMALIYLLINVANISPNQTIIEISQQVLGKWAGIAVGLFYLNFFVLAASTYVREMEDFLTTQIYEGTPGGVIRFMSLVILVYGLRLGLEVVGRAAQVFFPLFALFLVSLMVLLFPQVQIDRLYPMMTTPLPGMLHTIMFGVFYPFGELCVFLMVYPFTRKNRKINRDIFIALFAGSVGLNLILFLSLTVLGVYFSEHNFYAAYILAQKINVANFLQRLEALMATAWIITTYFKTALYFYAFVLGTAQMFKLKSHRPLIFPVAFLIYGLSQLSSNDIVFYVKEIPAYWVDWNLTLSFVLPMTIFIVYKVRKRKPASQG from the coding sequence GTGGGTATTGAAAAAGAACGAATCAGCACCGCGCAGATGGTCATTCTCGGTCTGTTCACTTTCATCGGGGATATGGCTCTGGTCTATCCGACCACCATGACGGCTGAAGCCCATCAGGATGCCTGGATCGCCGCACTGATCAGCATACCGCTCGGCATGGCCCTTATTTATCTGCTAATCAATGTAGCGAACATCAGTCCAAACCAAACCATAATTGAGATCAGTCAGCAGGTGCTGGGAAAATGGGCGGGCATTGCAGTAGGCTTATTCTATCTGAATTTCTTCGTCCTGGCCGCCTCGACATATGTGCGCGAAATGGAGGATTTCCTGACCACCCAGATCTATGAGGGGACACCGGGCGGAGTCATCCGGTTCATGAGTCTTGTCATCCTGGTGTATGGCCTGCGTCTGGGACTGGAGGTGGTGGGCAGGGCGGCACAGGTGTTTTTTCCGCTGTTTGCCCTATTCCTGGTCTCGCTGATGGTCCTCTTATTTCCGCAGGTTCAGATAGACCGGCTGTACCCGATGATGACCACGCCGCTGCCTGGGATGCTGCATACCATTATGTTTGGGGTCTTTTACCCGTTCGGGGAGCTGTGCGTCTTCTTAATGGTGTATCCCTTTACCCGCAAGAACCGCAAGATCAATCGTGACATCTTCATTGCACTCTTCGCGGGATCCGTTGGGCTGAATCTGATTCTGTTCCTCTCGCTGACCGTGCTGGGCGTCTATTTCTCGGAGCATAATTTCTATGCCGCCTATATCCTGGCCCAAAAAATCAATGTTGCCAACTTCCTGCAACGGCTGGAAGCGCTCATGGCCACCGCCTGGATTATTACCACTTATTTCAAAACAGCGCTGTATTTCTATGCCTTCGTCCTGGGGACTGCACAAATGTTCAAGCTGAAAAGCCACCGTCCGCTGATCTTCCCGGTTGCCTTCCTGATCTATGGACTGTCCCAGCTCAGCTCCAATGATATTGTTTTTTATGTAAAAGAAATTCCGGCCTATTGGGTCGATTGGAACCTCACACTCTCCTTCGTTCTCCCAATGACGATCTTTATCGTCTATAAGGTTAGAAAACGCAAACCTGCCTCACAAGGATAA
- a CDS encoding AraC family transcriptional regulator has protein sequence MMKQLFEPVLFDNRQSLIWDYRIYTDDHYKGYYHWHQCCEIMFVHRGQGSIVVNQQMYDIRPGMLFFFQPYQLHRIYSEVSAERPFVRTIFYLDPHTAEQLLQGFPKRRAVFSTLWQGSNPSCGFDLSDRMETVEWIYSNYNQCRSKSGEESEDISMLLLQLLSCLGTGEQSLIHTGDKRHLRYSEQIMNWIEAHYHEEISLEQLAAETHLSKSYVSRIFHQETGGRLVDYLTARRLKQACRMLETTDLTVERIGSAVGFPNPSYFNQLFKRVLGLSPLQYRKGT, from the coding sequence ATGATGAAACAGCTGTTCGAGCCTGTATTGTTCGATAACCGGCAGTCGCTGATCTGGGACTACCGGATCTATACCGATGATCATTACAAAGGGTATTACCACTGGCACCAGTGCTGTGAAATCATGTTCGTGCACCGGGGTCAAGGCAGTATTGTGGTCAACCAGCAGATGTATGATATCCGTCCGGGGATGCTATTCTTTTTCCAGCCCTATCAGCTGCACCGGATCTATTCGGAGGTCTCTGCGGAGCGTCCGTTCGTACGCACCATCTTCTATCTCGACCCGCATACTGCCGAGCAGCTGCTCCAGGGCTTCCCCAAACGCAGGGCCGTCTTCTCTACACTCTGGCAGGGCAGCAATCCCTCCTGCGGCTTCGATCTCAGTGACCGCATGGAGACTGTGGAATGGATCTACTCGAATTATAACCAGTGCCGGAGTAAGAGCGGGGAAGAGAGTGAGGATATCTCCATGCTCCTTCTACAGCTCCTCAGCTGTCTGGGAACTGGAGAACAGTCGCTGATCCATACCGGAGACAAGCGGCATCTTCGCTATTCAGAGCAGATCATGAACTGGATTGAAGCCCATTACCACGAGGAGATTAGTCTGGAGCAGCTGGCCGCAGAGACTCATCTGTCGAAATCTTATGTGTCGCGGATTTTTCATCAGGAGACCGGCGGACGGCTCGTAGATTATCTTACAGCCCGGCGGCTGAAGCAGGCCTGCCGGATGCTAGAGACCACAGACCTTACGGTGGAGCGAATCGGCAGCGCTGTCGGATTCCCGAATCCTTCCTACTTCAACCAACTGTTCAAACGGGTGCTTGGCCTTTCTCCGCTGCAATACCGCAAGGGAACCTGA
- a CDS encoding glycoside hydrolase family 88 protein codes for MTIAYWQEVMNRLEPKVNGMIQQIGTRSPHAAGADGRFDNPGTDWWTSGFWPGILWVMYDMTGKEAYKDAAWPWDETIGQWFAKPTEELHHDVGFQFLATAVIKHTLTGDAEGLRRGLEAANYLAARYNPAGKFIRAWNGDKHGWVIIDCMMNISLLFWASRVTGDPRYRLIAVSHAETAMTYGVREDGSTKHILSFDAATGAYLENFGGQGYSPESCWSRGSAWGLYGFTNTYRNTGDVRFLNTAKRISHYFIAALPEDHVPHWDFRLADDKRMFRDSSAAAIAASGLLELAELVPPGEKRVYADAAERILRSLTENYATWDQPDHEAILLHGAASGDSLTNVSLIYGDYYYVEAVAKLNGWKHRLF; via the coding sequence ATGACTATAGCTTATTGGCAGGAAGTAATGAACCGTCTGGAACCGAAAGTGAACGGCATGATCCAGCAGATCGGAACGCGGAGTCCTCATGCTGCGGGAGCAGACGGCAGATTCGATAATCCCGGGACCGACTGGTGGACCTCCGGCTTCTGGCCGGGAATACTCTGGGTTATGTATGACATGACCGGCAAGGAAGCTTATAAGGATGCAGCCTGGCCCTGGGACGAAACGATTGGACAGTGGTTCGCGAAACCGACCGAAGAGCTGCATCATGACGTAGGCTTTCAGTTCCTGGCCACTGCGGTGATTAAGCATACGCTGACCGGTGATGCAGAGGGCTTGCGCCGGGGACTTGAAGCGGCTAACTACCTCGCTGCGCGTTATAATCCTGCGGGTAAGTTCATCCGCGCCTGGAACGGGGACAAGCACGGCTGGGTGATCATCGACTGCATGATGAACATCTCGCTGCTGTTCTGGGCCAGCCGGGTGACTGGTGATCCGCGCTACCGTCTTATTGCGGTCAGCCATGCCGAGACCGCTATGACTTATGGTGTGCGCGAGGACGGGTCCACCAAGCATATTCTCTCTTTCGATGCCGCGACCGGCGCTTATCTGGAGAACTTCGGCGGTCAGGGATATTCCCCTGAATCCTGCTGGAGCCGGGGTTCAGCCTGGGGGCTATACGGCTTCACGAACACCTACCGTAACACCGGGGACGTGCGTTTCTTGAATACTGCTAAACGTATCTCCCATTATTTCATCGCGGCTCTCCCGGAGGATCACGTGCCGCACTGGGACTTCCGGCTTGCAGATGACAAGCGCATGTTCAGAGACAGCTCAGCCGCCGCGATTGCCGCCTCTGGCCTCCTTGAGCTGGCAGAGCTTGTGCCGCCGGGTGAGAAACGTGTGTATGCGGATGCCGCGGAGCGGATTCTGCGTTCACTTACAGAGAATTATGCCACCTGGGACCAGCCGGACCATGAAGCCATTCTGCTGCATGGAGCCGCCAGCGGGGATTCGCTCACAAATGTGTCGCTGATCTACGGCGACTACTACTATGTTGAAGCCGTAGCGAAGCTGAACGGCTGGAAGCACCGGTTGTTCTAG
- a CDS encoding glycoside hydrolase family 52 protein — MPTNKFFNAHHSPIGSFSSFTLGFQGASGGFDLELGRPPRQNIYIGLARKDGHGYDTFPFHEQGSDDESKRYDIENPDPSPDKPQMLFHFGEDEITRDFRLTTDSWQAGDLTFRILSPVRPVPDPETASDAELKEVLLPAVLVELEVDNTAGSSTRRAFFGFQGNDPYSALRRFDGGQEDLTGVGQGRFLAIAAKQGSVKAAMHFTMEDILAAELEENWTFGLGQVGALIMDVPAGERKVYQFAVCFHRSGYVTSGMDASYYYNRYYSNVEAVAEYALSRFDTLKQQAEEANGMLEGTGLSDDQTFMLAHAIRSYYGSTELLEYKGQPFWVVNEGEYRMMNTFDLTVDQLFYELKMNPWTVRNELDMFVDRFSYVDTVRFPGDPAEYPGGLSFTHDMGVANAVSRPEYSSYELYGIDGCFSHMTHEQLVNWILTAATYVEHTGDRSWMERNLTVLESCLQSMLNRDHPDPAKRNGVMALDSSRTMGGAEITTYDSLDVSLGQARNNIYLAGKCWAAYLAMERIFRDNGNTELSQTAGRQAELCAATIVASVTEGGYIPAVIGEGNDSKIIPAIEGLVFPYFTGCKEALERGGRFGEYLEALDTHLKAVLVEGVCLFEDGGWKISSTSNNSWLSKIYLSQFIAREILGLEWDEKGRAADQAHTAWLTHPQLSIWSWSDQIISGEITGSKYYPRGVTAILWLEEQKK, encoded by the coding sequence ATGCCAACGAACAAATTCTTCAATGCCCATCATTCACCGATAGGATCATTCTCAAGCTTCACCCTCGGATTTCAAGGAGCGTCCGGTGGCTTTGACCTGGAACTTGGCAGACCGCCGAGACAGAACATATATATCGGCCTTGCGCGTAAGGATGGCCATGGTTACGACACGTTTCCTTTCCATGAGCAGGGCAGCGACGATGAGAGCAAACGCTACGACATCGAGAACCCGGACCCGAGTCCGGACAAGCCGCAGATGCTGTTTCACTTCGGGGAAGATGAAATTACGCGCGATTTCCGGCTTACAACGGACAGCTGGCAGGCCGGCGATCTGACCTTCCGTATTCTGTCACCCGTCCGGCCCGTTCCGGACCCGGAGACGGCCTCGGACGCAGAGCTGAAGGAAGTGCTGCTGCCAGCAGTGCTGGTAGAGCTTGAAGTCGATAACACAGCGGGCAGCTCTACGCGCCGTGCTTTCTTCGGCTTCCAGGGGAATGACCCGTATAGCGCCCTGAGAAGATTCGATGGCGGCCAGGAGGATCTGACGGGTGTCGGTCAGGGCCGGTTCCTGGCGATTGCCGCGAAGCAGGGAAGTGTTAAGGCGGCAATGCATTTTACAATGGAGGATATTCTTGCAGCGGAGCTGGAGGAGAACTGGACGTTCGGGCTGGGGCAGGTTGGCGCGCTTATTATGGATGTGCCCGCCGGTGAACGCAAGGTGTACCAGTTCGCGGTCTGCTTCCACCGCTCCGGTTATGTGACTTCAGGAATGGATGCGAGCTATTACTATAACCGCTATTACAGCAATGTGGAAGCTGTTGCGGAATACGCGTTATCCCGGTTCGACACGCTGAAGCAGCAGGCTGAAGAGGCGAACGGGATGCTGGAGGGAACGGGCCTCAGTGACGACCAGACTTTCATGCTTGCTCACGCTATCCGTAGCTATTACGGCTCTACCGAGCTCTTGGAGTACAAAGGCCAGCCGTTCTGGGTCGTCAACGAAGGCGAATACCGGATGATGAACACGTTCGATCTTACGGTAGACCAGCTGTTCTACGAGCTCAAGATGAACCCGTGGACCGTCCGCAATGAGCTGGATATGTTCGTGGACCGGTTCAGTTATGTCGACACCGTCCGCTTCCCTGGGGACCCGGCCGAGTATCCGGGCGGACTTAGCTTCACGCATGATATGGGAGTAGCGAACGCCGTGTCGCGTCCGGAGTATTCCTCCTATGAGCTGTACGGCATTGACGGCTGCTTCTCGCATATGACCCACGAGCAATTGGTCAACTGGATTCTTACTGCGGCGACCTATGTGGAGCACACGGGCGACCGCAGCTGGATGGAGCGCAACCTTACCGTTCTGGAGAGCTGCCTGCAGAGCATGCTGAACCGGGATCATCCGGACCCGGCGAAGCGCAATGGTGTGATGGCACTCGACAGCTCACGGACCATGGGCGGTGCTGAGATTACGACCTATGACAGTCTGGATGTCTCTTTGGGCCAGGCACGCAACAATATTTATCTGGCAGGAAAATGCTGGGCTGCTTATCTGGCTATGGAGCGGATTTTCCGCGACAACGGCAATACGGAGCTGTCCCAGACTGCCGGCCGGCAAGCTGAACTGTGTGCGGCTACCATCGTGGCTAGTGTGACCGAAGGCGGCTACATTCCGGCGGTCATCGGCGAAGGCAATGATTCGAAGATTATCCCGGCCATTGAAGGCCTGGTATTCCCTTATTTCACAGGCTGCAAGGAAGCCTTGGAGCGTGGAGGACGGTTCGGCGAATATCTTGAGGCACTGGACACGCATCTGAAGGCTGTGCTTGTGGAGGGAGTCTGCCTGTTCGAGGACGGCGGCTGGAAAATCTCCTCCACCAGCAATAACAGCTGGCTGAGCAAAATCTATCTCTCCCAGTTCATCGCCAGAGAAATTCTCGGCCTGGAATGGGATGAGAAGGGGCGCGCAGCAGATCAGGCCCATACGGCCTGGCTTACGCATCCGCAGCTCTCGATCTGGAGCTGGAGCGACCAGATTATCTCCGGCGAAATCACCGGCAGTAAATATTACCCGCGCGGGGTAACGGCCATTCTGTGGCTGGAGGAGCAGAAGAAGTAG
- a CDS encoding AraC family transcriptional regulator has translation MNVLDPGTQHSMDGRMSPDVQAAFHLFAAHWRKVNKEWQYPAHTHPMFEINIVLQGSQRMAVGGQSYIQESGDILFIRPGVLHSSLGAASGDEMSYYCLHFDIDDLVLRRSLMTMDTVSLSGDTQELKAIRSSLDDIIRSTILPEASDAQRGRLVMLSASLQFFAALSGWVLAALPSPARSTLPGVTEKTVALANAIEGLLQESVFTAAASGSRAGSIEEIAARLGYSTSHCNRAFRQIYGLPPRQYLSDLIIRHAKLLLLDNSLSVESIAYRLGYRDVSHFSKQFKRWTGLPPMGYRQLTEEPGKTGDGAPFPHSGGGT, from the coding sequence ATGAACGTATTAGATCCCGGCACACAGCATTCCATGGATGGACGCATGTCCCCGGATGTTCAAGCTGCCTTCCATCTCTTTGCCGCCCACTGGCGCAAGGTGAACAAGGAGTGGCAATATCCGGCACACACTCACCCGATGTTCGAGATCAACATCGTTCTGCAGGGCTCGCAGCGCATGGCCGTAGGCGGACAATCCTACATCCAGGAGAGCGGCGACATTCTGTTCATCCGCCCCGGTGTGCTGCACTCCAGTCTGGGCGCAGCCTCAGGCGACGAGATGTCTTATTACTGCCTGCACTTCGACATTGACGATCTGGTTCTGCGCCGCTCCTTAATGACAATGGATACCGTCAGTCTAAGCGGAGACACCCAGGAGCTGAAGGCGATCCGTTCTTCCCTGGACGACATCATCCGCTCGACCATTCTCCCGGAGGCCAGTGATGCGCAGCGGGGCCGGCTTGTTATGCTGAGCGCTTCGCTCCAGTTCTTCGCCGCCCTTAGCGGCTGGGTACTGGCTGCCCTGCCTTCCCCTGCCCGGAGCACCCTGCCGGGAGTGACGGAGAAGACCGTTGCGCTGGCGAATGCCATTGAAGGGCTGCTGCAGGAATCCGTCTTCACGGCTGCGGCATCAGGAAGCAGAGCCGGAAGTATCGAAGAGATCGCAGCCAGACTCGGCTATAGCACGAGCCACTGCAACCGCGCCTTCCGGCAGATCTACGGGCTGCCGCCCAGGCAGTATCTCTCCGATCTCATTATCCGCCATGCCAAGCTGCTGCTGCTGGATAACAGCCTGTCTGTAGAGAGCATCGCCTACCGGCTGGGCTACCGCGATGTGTCCCATTTCAGCAAGCAGTTCAAGCGCTGGACCGGTCTGCCCCCCATGGGCTACCGCCAGCTTACGGAAGAGCCGGGCAAGACAGGCGACGGAGCGCCCTTCCCACACTCAGGGGGAGGTACATAA
- a CDS encoding YdcF family protein yields MIYLIKFVYSFILPPGIFVLLLLGMVVWLWKNSRRPAVVLLCVTLLLYLSMTSAVSDTLIGSLERKYPQPAAAEGDVIVILGGGATSGTPDLDGQGNMSGPAANRLLAAARLYRETGLPIIFSGGQVFADSGNEADIARRQLIGLGIPAEDILPENRSLNTEQNAVNTAKLMQEHGLSRPVLVTSGFHMPRSMVQFEHAGLTPQAFPVDFQASRPMSLYVSKFTPSAGAVSTTGLALKEYLGLMAAKLLP; encoded by the coding sequence ATGATCTATCTCATTAAATTCGTATACAGCTTCATCCTGCCACCCGGGATATTCGTCCTGCTGCTGCTGGGCATGGTGGTCTGGCTGTGGAAAAATAGCCGCCGTCCTGCGGTCGTGCTGCTATGCGTCACGCTCCTGCTCTATCTGTCGATGACCTCTGCTGTCAGCGATACGCTGATCGGGAGCCTGGAACGGAAGTACCCTCAGCCTGCTGCCGCAGAGGGCGATGTGATCGTAATCCTTGGCGGAGGGGCCACCTCCGGCACCCCGGATCTGGACGGGCAGGGCAATATGTCCGGTCCAGCGGCGAACCGGCTGCTGGCGGCTGCGCGGCTGTACCGCGAGACTGGCCTGCCCATCATTTTCTCCGGGGGACAGGTATTCGCCGACAGCGGCAATGAAGCGGATATCGCCCGGCGGCAGCTCATCGGCCTCGGCATCCCCGCAGAGGACATCCTGCCGGAGAACCGCTCGCTCAATACGGAGCAGAATGCGGTCAATACCGCGAAGCTCATGCAGGAGCATGGCTTAAGCCGTCCCGTTCTGGTAACTTCCGGCTTCCATATGCCGCGCAGCATGGTCCAGTTCGAGCATGCCGGACTTACGCCGCAGGCTTTTCCGGTAGATTTCCAAGCCAGCCGTCCTATGTCACTCTATGTAAGCAAATTCACTCCATCTGCCGGAGCCGTCTCCACAACCGGACTTGCGCTGAAAGAGTATCTGGGGTTAATGGCCGCGAAGCTGCTGCCTTAA
- a CDS encoding aminoglycoside phosphotransferase family protein: MNPYDEEKLTGGNVNEIIRKADTVRRPTGSWSTSIHALLHHLEQQNFAGAPRFLGVDEAGREILSFLPGEVPGNAYPLLEPYMWSEETLTSLARLLRSYHDATEGFVTNSIHTKWQLSYADPAAHEVICHNDAALYNVVFQHGAPVALIDFDMAGPGPRLWDIAYTLYTSVPLAGFAPDYLTGSTVPYQAALHAADRQRRIELFFEAYGLPVPEDLHDWLTRRLTAMCDTLKKEAEAGNPAFVKMVEEGHLAHYERELQFIADHYSEWTTASL; encoded by the coding sequence ATGAACCCGTACGATGAAGAGAAGTTAACCGGCGGAAATGTAAATGAGATCATCCGCAAGGCAGACACCGTCCGCCGTCCCACAGGGAGCTGGAGCACGAGTATTCATGCACTGCTCCATCATTTGGAGCAGCAGAATTTCGCAGGAGCACCCAGATTCCTAGGCGTAGATGAAGCAGGGCGCGAGATTCTATCCTTTCTTCCCGGTGAGGTTCCGGGCAATGCTTATCCTTTGCTGGAGCCGTACATGTGGTCTGAAGAGACCCTTACTAGCCTAGCGCGCCTGTTACGCAGCTATCATGATGCAACGGAGGGTTTTGTAACGAATAGTATACATACGAAGTGGCAGCTCTCCTATGCCGATCCTGCGGCACATGAAGTGATCTGCCATAATGACGCGGCATTGTACAACGTGGTGTTTCAGCATGGTGCGCCCGTGGCGCTGATTGATTTCGACATGGCCGGTCCGGGCCCGCGCCTATGGGATATTGCCTATACCCTCTACACTTCAGTTCCGCTCGCCGGTTTTGCACCCGACTATCTGACAGGCTCCACGGTACCTTACCAGGCAGCCCTGCATGCAGCGGACCGGCAGCGGAGGATTGAGCTGTTTTTCGAAGCCTATGGACTCCCTGTCCCGGAAGATCTGCACGACTGGTTGACCCGGCGGCTCACAGCTATGTGCGATACGCTGAAGAAGGAGGCTGAGGCGGGCAACCCGGCTTTTGTCAAAATGGTGGAAGAAGGGCACCTGGCCCACTACGAGCGCGAGCTGCAATTCATAGCTGACCATTATAGCGAATGGACTACTGCTTCTCTTTGA
- the ybaK gene encoding Cys-tRNA(Pro) deacylase translates to MNKTNAMRILDARKISYTIHSYDNEDGLIHGTAVAEKIGLPPEVVFKTLVAHSGPQPYVYVIPVAEELDLKRAARAAGVKKIELLPLKELLKHTGYVRGGCSPVGMKKLYPTFIHSSGAELEVIAVSAGRIGVQMELEPKLLGEAVSAVFTDLIKE, encoded by the coding sequence ATGAACAAAACGAATGCCATGCGCATACTGGATGCAAGGAAGATAAGCTACACCATTCATAGCTACGACAATGAGGACGGGCTCATTCACGGAACAGCGGTTGCTGAGAAGATCGGTCTGCCTCCTGAGGTAGTATTCAAGACACTGGTCGCACACAGCGGACCGCAGCCGTATGTCTATGTGATCCCGGTTGCTGAGGAGCTGGATCTGAAGAGAGCTGCCAGAGCTGCCGGAGTGAAGAAGATCGAGCTGCTGCCGCTGAAGGAGCTGCTGAAGCACACGGGATATGTGCGCGGAGGCTGTTCCCCTGTCGGCATGAAGAAGCTTTACCCTACGTTCATTCACAGCAGTGGGGCGGAGCTTGAGGTCATCGCAGTCAGCGCAGGCCGGATAGGCGTTCAGATGGAGCTTGAGCCGAAGCTGCTGGGCGAAGCGGTGTCTGCGGTTTTTACAGATTTGATTAAAGAGTAG
- a CDS encoding YolD-like family protein, which yields MAYWRQSVAKAKVAKRPTRDEFVLEELGNQLVEAKQENSEILLTVWGKEEEVRGVIVEMDSRTGRVHVRNNEEIIKVPFMDIMQINYPRD from the coding sequence ATGGCTTACTGGAGGCAAAGTGTGGCGAAGGCAAAAGTGGCAAAACGTCCAACCCGCGACGAATTCGTGCTTGAAGAGCTGGGCAACCAGCTGGTAGAGGCGAAGCAGGAGAATTCTGAGATTCTGCTGACGGTCTGGGGGAAGGAAGAAGAGGTGCGCGGGGTTATTGTAGAGATGGATTCGCGTACCGGCAGGGTGCATGTCAGAAATAATGAAGAGATTATCAAGGTGCCGTTCATGGACATTATGCAAATCAATTACCCCCGGGATTAG